The Cyclopterus lumpus isolate fCycLum1 chromosome 6, fCycLum1.pri, whole genome shotgun sequence genome contains a region encoding:
- the ucmab gene encoding unique cartilage matrix-associated protein, with protein sequence MSWTYATLLALLTVLLALSWSPEAGFAAVPGSTGSAKDPQGPLKKIFMKEADASNFFRRRSRRGAKSQDEINAEQRQILAADERKREFHEEKRNEFESFAEEEHDEQDERSRESTEQWREFRYDGMHPPQE encoded by the exons ATGTCCTGGACATATGCGACCCTGCTGGCTCTCCTCACTGTGCTTCTGGCACTTTCCT GGTCTCCAGAGGCCGGGTTTGCAGCTGTGCCCGGCAGCACAGGCAGCGCTAAAGATCCACAAG GTCCGCTGAAAAAGATCTTCATGAAGGAGGCAGACGCCTCAAACTTCTTCAGAAGGCGCAGCAGACGGGGTGCAAAGTCTCAGGATGAGATTAACG CTGAGCAGAGGCAAATTCTGGCTGCAGATGAGCGGAAGAGAGAGTTTCACGAGGAGAAGAGGAACGAATTTGAGAGCTTCGCTGAAGAGGAGCATGATG AACAAGacgagaggagcagagagagcacCGAGCAGTGGAGGGAGTTTCGCTACGACGGGATGCATCCTCCTCAGGAGTAA